One region of Halohasta litchfieldiae genomic DNA includes:
- the corA gene encoding magnesium/cobalt transporter CorA, whose protein sequence is MNLQAMVYTDSGAEQYDDLEAALSAPGETWVHAEGTESTELDLLSERFDIHKLAIEDVLVDSTRPKTEEYETHTFVLMKTVRLSQRDEVDFHKEVQTQSVGFFIGEDWLVTMAATDIDDVDPAADQWLKNGRRIADRGTDFLAYRILDTIVDDYFAILDEIEDDIEAVEERVLDEPDPQILEDLNDVRRDLLAFRKVAWPARESISYLSRGDIPQVADDNEKYFRDVYDHLVQVVDLIETYRDLSGGSRDIYLNAVSQSTNDVMKTLTVVATIFIPLTFVVGVYGMNFAGTPLAMPELSWTYSYPAVMLGMGILAVLMLAHFRGQDWI, encoded by the coding sequence ATGAACCTCCAAGCGATGGTGTACACGGATAGTGGCGCCGAGCAGTACGACGATCTCGAGGCGGCGCTCTCGGCACCCGGCGAAACGTGGGTCCACGCCGAGGGCACCGAGTCGACCGAACTGGACCTGTTGAGCGAGCGGTTCGACATTCACAAACTGGCTATCGAGGACGTGCTCGTAGACAGCACTCGCCCGAAGACCGAGGAGTACGAAACCCACACGTTCGTCCTCATGAAGACCGTCCGGCTGAGTCAACGCGACGAGGTCGACTTCCACAAGGAGGTCCAGACCCAGTCGGTCGGCTTCTTTATCGGCGAGGACTGGCTGGTGACGATGGCAGCCACCGACATCGATGACGTCGATCCTGCAGCCGATCAGTGGCTCAAAAACGGCCGCCGGATCGCCGACCGCGGGACCGATTTCCTGGCCTACCGAATTCTGGATACCATCGTCGACGACTACTTCGCCATCCTCGATGAGATCGAAGACGACATCGAGGCGGTCGAAGAACGCGTCCTTGATGAACCAGATCCCCAGATTCTCGAAGATTTAAACGACGTCCGACGGGATCTACTGGCATTCCGCAAGGTCGCCTGGCCCGCCCGCGAGTCGATCTCCTATCTCTCTCGTGGGGATATCCCGCAGGTCGCCGACGACAACGAGAAATATTTCCGGGATGTGTACGATCACCTCGTGCAGGTCGTCGACCTCATCGAGACCTACCGGGATCTGTCGGGCGGCTCCCGGGATATCTATCTGAATGCAGTCTCCCAATCGACCAACGACGTGATGAAGACACTGACTGTCGTAGCGACGATCTTCATCCCGCTGACGTTCGTCGTCGGCGTCTACGGCATGAACTTCGCCGGCACGCCGTTGGCGATGCCCGAACTGTCTTGGACCTACAGCTATCCTGCGGTCATGCTCGGAATGGGGATTCTCGCCGTGCTAATGTTGGCTCATTTCCGCGGCCAAGACTGGATCTAA
- a CDS encoding serine/threonine-protein kinase RIO2, whose product MVQNVASFFRELEPADFYLLSGIEQGMRFSEWVQREQLPKYSSLTSEEVDYRLDRCMKHELIQRKTIQYEGYQLTFEGYDVLALRSFSERDTIEGVGSPLGVGKESDVYEAMSFQPLALKYHREGYTNFRAVDREREYTSDRNHVSWLYTARKAAEKEYEALESLYPDVSVPRPVDQNRHAIVMEKLDGAELSRARLESQQVVGVLDLVLEEMTGAYHEGYVHADMSEYNVFVDEDGITIFDWPQAVPTDHENSDELLARDLKNIYGYFRRKYPSETPESVDLGVLADDIVDDELESIRSYAEP is encoded by the coding sequence ATGGTTCAGAACGTCGCGTCGTTCTTTCGGGAGCTCGAACCCGCGGATTTCTATCTCTTGTCGGGGATCGAGCAGGGGATGCGCTTTTCGGAGTGGGTCCAACGTGAGCAACTGCCGAAGTATTCGAGCCTGACGAGCGAGGAAGTCGACTACCGGCTCGACCGCTGTATGAAACACGAGTTGATCCAGCGGAAAACGATCCAATACGAGGGCTACCAGCTCACCTTTGAGGGGTACGACGTGCTTGCCCTCCGGAGTTTTTCGGAGCGCGATACCATCGAAGGCGTCGGCTCACCCTTGGGTGTCGGTAAGGAAAGCGACGTCTACGAGGCGATGTCATTCCAGCCGCTGGCGCTGAAATATCACCGTGAGGGGTATACGAACTTCCGGGCGGTCGACCGCGAACGGGAGTACACTTCGGACCGCAACCACGTCTCATGGCTCTACACCGCCCGAAAAGCTGCCGAAAAGGAGTATGAAGCCCTCGAAAGCCTGTATCCCGATGTGTCGGTCCCCCGGCCAGTCGACCAGAACCGCCACGCCATCGTGATGGAGAAACTCGACGGCGCAGAGCTCTCGCGTGCGCGACTCGAATCCCAACAGGTCGTCGGCGTGCTGGATTTGGTTCTCGAAGAGATGACTGGAGCCTACCATGAGGGCTACGTACATGCCGATATGAGCGAGTACAACGTCTTTGTCGACGAAGACGGGATTACGATTTTCGACTGGCCGCAAGCAGTCCCAACCGACCACGAGAACAGTGACGAGCTGCTGGCCCGAGACTTGAAAAACATCTACGGCTACTTCCGACGAAAATATCCCTCGGAAACCCCCGAATCAGTCGATTTGGGCGTGCTCGCGGATGATATTGTCGACGACGAACTAGAATCGATCCGGTCGTATGCAGAGCCATAA
- a CDS encoding Eco57I restriction-modification methylase domain-containing protein has translation MPPQSATSATEFVEQAFETTVDVQSRADLLQAVDATISNLREQIDDETLERMLRSGGGGSYVLKGSMTRDGLQPEPFTQNAVIEPLLDELGYRYDTEAGGLSGGRTEVADYTISLRDYDDIDSTRLLIEAEPINKDLKSREHGEGQVRSWLSQREFESDFGFATDGLRWTFIRYDPDSYTHNVIEEVDLQPVFVALFENQVGPREPLEEAVFEADLERVDTLVRTFEFTNFRSIAGEARQVIKQKQEEITDEFYDDYIRYVFGIVNESEETPRSLTHDGVIAPEGATADDTRLFSVEMMNRLIFIKFLEDKGIVRPDLLQSILDTYEDGLYTDSLYESFIQSLFYDVLNERPDKRSPQIQDIDLFADIPYLNGGLFRPSIQHDGSGDREAFEESDFDVRDSVLKSILELLESYSFSTDGSLTDLDPSVLGNVFEKTINYITADNADQNKELGAYYTPKEITRFSAERTVRPALFDRLKRVLIEERGWPEAELENYDTVYELIESVPASLDLIGQLLDEVNDFRVVDPACGSGHFLTSVLEEIVGVRRALWAQNDTYPHEQKLKKKTVQNNIYGVDIVGPAVEIAKLRCWLSVIAELEEDDLETMDQEELALPNIAFNLRQGNSLIGYTGFPETTEDGDGYTLDSFNEDTVRTRYENIIDEISAYEEAITSDQAEEHRKEANQLLQEARDELVDDVKDEFVAAGVEDITSEKVESFDPFHWVLEYAEVYADGGFDVIVGNPPWDQITPVRDDYFTRYDERFRTYMPKKKDKRQEELLEDEEIREGWEEYQRDIEILAAYFNHSGVYKLQRPTVAGRTQASDNDLSALFLERVFNIAREDAMVSQVLPGAIFNGSSTKDLRMKLLDEASIQTLVTFENNGIFPAIDNRYNFGVLVFENQGRTEQLSGIFKQRDIDILNDINESALQIPRKVLSDYSPEARIFPYVESQQEADVLNTILQHPPLSDHQAGGWYTTPYRELDRANDTDRFVESEQEGDYPVLGGSNIYQFAHNSSLFDIDSPEFWSVDEDVDPKKSAKRRIREKTLPKLKRGLYNAFDGTGSQVSFVNDLLDDHRGKELCPEDVLLDCSDYRIVIRNIARSTDERTMIAAVIPPNNVCHHAINTIQKFEVNPEKGDLTDYPLHSAYDAIFTDEELFAAVGLLNSIPFDFLMRTKVDSNIVMYKFKESQVPRLTEGDEWFEYIWTRAAQLNCYDDEFAEMRERLDGIEPVIDVSKRREVQAEMDAAAFHAYGLDHEQTAFVLSDFHRVQNPRLMDEDYFQMVLEKYEQLADQEAEPVQESTQ, from the coding sequence ATGCCCCCTCAATCAGCCACCTCAGCCACCGAATTTGTCGAGCAGGCATTCGAGACGACTGTCGACGTCCAATCGCGGGCGGATCTTCTACAGGCCGTCGACGCGACGATATCTAACCTCCGCGAACAGATAGATGACGAGACGCTAGAACGGATGCTACGGAGCGGTGGTGGCGGCTCTTACGTTCTGAAAGGTAGCATGACCCGTGACGGCCTACAGCCTGAACCGTTTACTCAGAACGCCGTCATCGAGCCGTTGTTGGACGAACTTGGGTATCGCTACGATACCGAGGCCGGTGGCCTTTCCGGGGGTAGGACGGAAGTGGCCGACTACACGATCTCACTACGAGACTACGACGATATTGATTCTACTCGGCTGTTGATTGAGGCCGAGCCGATCAACAAAGATCTCAAATCCCGAGAACATGGCGAAGGGCAGGTTCGCAGCTGGTTGAGCCAACGAGAGTTTGAATCCGATTTCGGCTTCGCCACGGACGGGCTTCGGTGGACGTTCATTCGCTACGATCCCGATTCCTACACCCACAACGTCATCGAGGAGGTGGATCTACAGCCGGTGTTTGTCGCCCTGTTCGAGAATCAAGTCGGACCACGCGAACCACTGGAAGAGGCTGTCTTTGAGGCGGATCTTGAACGAGTCGACACGCTAGTTCGGACTTTCGAGTTTACCAACTTCCGGTCGATCGCGGGCGAGGCCCGCCAGGTAATCAAGCAGAAGCAAGAGGAGATCACCGACGAGTTTTACGACGACTACATTCGGTACGTCTTCGGGATTGTCAACGAGTCCGAGGAGACACCCCGCTCACTCACCCACGACGGCGTGATCGCACCGGAGGGGGCGACCGCCGACGACACGCGGCTGTTCTCAGTGGAGATGATGAACCGGCTTATCTTCATCAAATTCCTGGAAGACAAGGGTATCGTTCGCCCGGACCTCTTACAGAGCATCCTTGATACCTACGAGGACGGCCTTTACACGGATTCGCTCTACGAGTCGTTCATCCAGTCATTGTTCTACGATGTGCTGAACGAGCGTCCGGATAAACGCTCACCGCAAATACAGGATATTGACCTGTTCGCTGATATTCCGTACCTGAATGGTGGACTGTTCCGGCCGTCGATCCAGCACGACGGGAGCGGCGACCGCGAGGCGTTCGAAGAGTCGGATTTCGACGTTCGGGACAGCGTTCTCAAATCCATTCTTGAGTTGCTTGAGAGCTACAGTTTCTCTACGGACGGCTCACTTACCGACCTCGATCCGAGCGTGCTGGGCAACGTCTTCGAGAAGACTATCAACTACATTACGGCCGACAACGCCGACCAAAACAAGGAACTCGGAGCATACTATACGCCCAAGGAGATTACTCGGTTCAGTGCAGAGCGAACGGTTCGGCCAGCTCTATTCGACCGGCTCAAACGAGTGTTAATCGAGGAACGCGGGTGGCCCGAAGCCGAGTTAGAGAACTACGATACCGTCTACGAGTTGATTGAGTCGGTTCCGGCATCGTTAGACCTGATCGGCCAGCTACTCGATGAGGTCAACGACTTCCGGGTAGTCGACCCGGCGTGTGGGAGTGGGCACTTCTTGACCTCAGTGTTAGAGGAGATCGTCGGCGTTCGACGGGCGTTGTGGGCACAGAACGACACCTACCCACACGAACAGAAGCTCAAGAAGAAGACGGTCCAGAACAACATCTACGGCGTCGACATTGTCGGCCCGGCTGTCGAGATCGCCAAGCTCAGATGTTGGCTATCAGTGATTGCTGAATTGGAGGAAGACGACCTGGAGACGATGGATCAAGAGGAGTTGGCACTGCCGAATATCGCGTTCAATCTCCGGCAGGGCAACAGCCTGATCGGATACACCGGCTTCCCCGAGACGACCGAGGACGGCGACGGCTACACGCTCGATAGCTTCAACGAGGATACGGTCAGAACCCGTTACGAGAACATTATTGACGAGATTTCGGCCTACGAAGAGGCGATTACGAGCGATCAGGCCGAAGAACATCGCAAGGAAGCCAATCAGCTACTCCAAGAAGCGAGAGACGAGCTGGTCGACGACGTGAAAGACGAGTTCGTAGCTGCTGGTGTTGAGGATATAACGTCCGAAAAGGTCGAATCATTCGATCCATTCCACTGGGTGCTTGAGTACGCCGAAGTGTACGCTGACGGGGGGTTCGATGTGATCGTGGGCAATCCACCGTGGGATCAAATAACACCGGTTCGGGACGACTATTTCACTCGTTACGACGAGAGATTCCGGACCTATATGCCGAAAAAGAAGGACAAGCGACAGGAAGAGCTACTGGAGGATGAAGAAATTAGAGAAGGATGGGAAGAATATCAGCGTGACATCGAAATACTGGCTGCGTACTTCAACCATTCTGGAGTCTATAAACTACAGCGACCAACTGTAGCGGGCCGAACGCAGGCCAGCGACAATGATCTTTCTGCGTTGTTCTTAGAACGAGTATTCAACATCGCACGAGAGGATGCAATGGTATCTCAAGTGCTACCTGGAGCGATATTCAACGGGTCATCAACGAAGGATTTGCGGATGAAACTACTTGATGAGGCATCGATTCAGACGTTGGTTACATTCGAGAACAACGGTATCTTCCCAGCAATAGACAACCGGTACAATTTTGGGGTGTTAGTCTTTGAGAACCAAGGACGCACAGAACAGCTTTCGGGGATATTCAAACAGAGAGATATTGACATACTCAATGATATAAATGAATCTGCTCTACAGATTCCTCGTAAGGTACTTTCTGATTATTCTCCAGAAGCTCGGATTTTTCCATATGTTGAATCACAACAAGAAGCGGATGTACTGAACACTATTCTACAACATCCACCACTCTCAGATCATCAGGCAGGTGGTTGGTACACTACACCGTATAGAGAACTTGATCGAGCAAATGATACTGATAGGTTCGTAGAATCTGAACAAGAAGGCGACTATCCTGTATTGGGTGGTAGTAACATCTACCAATTCGCACATAATAGCAGCCTGTTCGATATTGACTCTCCAGAGTTTTGGAGTGTTGACGAAGATGTCGACCCAAAGAAGAGTGCAAAGCGTCGAATCCGTGAAAAAACACTACCTAAGCTGAAACGAGGTCTGTATAATGCGTTTGATGGGACCGGATCACAGGTATCATTCGTAAACGATCTGTTGGATGATCACCGAGGTAAAGAGCTATGCCCCGAAGACGTGCTGTTAGATTGTTCCGACTACCGTATTGTCATACGGAATATTGCTCGTTCTACTGATGAACGGACAATGATTGCAGCAGTTATCCCTCCAAATAATGTTTGCCATCATGCGATCAACACTATTCAAAAATTCGAGGTCAATCCCGAAAAAGGCGATCTCACTGACTACCCGCTACACTCCGCCTATGATGCCATATTCACTGATGAAGAACTGTTTGCTGCCGTTGGTCTGTTGAATTCAATACCATTTGATTTCCTAATGAGAACGAAGGTCGATAGTAATATTGTCATGTATAAGTTCAAAGAGTCACAGGTCCCCCGGCTTACCGAGGGTGACGAGTGGTTTGAGTACATTTGGACTCGAGCCGCCCAGCTCAACTGCTACGATGACGAATTTGCAGAGATGCGAGAGCGGCTGGATGGGATTGAGCCTGTCATTGATGTAAGCAAGCGTCGAGAAGTACAGGCCGAGATGGACGCAGCGGCGTTTCATG